The Lysobacter capsici genome has a segment encoding these proteins:
- a CDS encoding HNH endonuclease, whose amino-acid sequence MKVMPALVAKALTDSGYDLISAQDGDWFVAGISGSPARVLIQINEEGVFLAVPEAGAAARIGLETSDQVPPAGMTSVGLARGAFHIYEALRMLHSLLVHPVAVLDAKVEARLAAIPETERTREVRQRIGQDVFREALMDLWQGRCAVTGLALPSQLLRASHAKPWAKATHSERLDPFNGLLLSIHLDVMFDTGLIAFSDDGLLLCSRRLDASVRGHFSITDGLRLRTLSPGHIPYLSWHRKHLFEGT is encoded by the coding sequence ATGAAGGTGATGCCTGCGCTTGTTGCAAAGGCGCTCACTGACAGCGGCTATGATCTGATTTCAGCGCAGGATGGCGACTGGTTCGTTGCTGGGATCAGTGGATCTCCGGCAAGAGTGCTCATACAAATCAACGAAGAAGGCGTCTTCCTGGCCGTGCCAGAAGCGGGCGCCGCGGCGCGGATCGGTCTAGAGACTTCAGATCAGGTGCCGCCCGCGGGAATGACCAGTGTCGGACTGGCAAGAGGCGCCTTCCATATTTATGAAGCCTTGCGGATGCTTCACTCCTTGCTGGTCCATCCGGTTGCCGTGCTGGATGCCAAGGTCGAGGCGCGCTTGGCGGCAATTCCTGAAACGGAACGAACGAGGGAAGTGCGTCAACGGATAGGTCAAGATGTGTTCCGCGAGGCGTTGATGGACCTATGGCAAGGGCGCTGTGCGGTAACTGGTCTAGCGCTCCCGTCACAATTGTTGCGAGCCAGCCATGCAAAACCGTGGGCCAAAGCCACCCACTCCGAGCGCCTTGACCCGTTTAATGGTCTGCTCCTGTCTATTCACTTGGACGTGATGTTTGATACGGGCCTGATCGCCTTCAGCGACGATGGCCTGCTGTTGTGCTCACGACGTCTGGATGCGTCGGTACGAGGGCATTTTTCAATTACGGATGGACTGCGCCTGCGAACCCTTAGTCCGGGCCATATTCCATATCTTTCTTGGCATCGAAAACACCTGTTCGAAGGGACGTGA